CATTCTGGGGATTCAAAAGCCATGCTGCCTTCCAACAAACCCAATTCGGAGTTGTTAATATTAACGAACAAACTACTCCTGGCAATACTCCGGATGTTAAGGCCTTCTTTTCAGTTATTAAACCAATCACCAATACTCTTAATTTAACCATCAAAACTTTCTTGGCAGATGCTGCCTATGACGCCTGGTATGTCTATCAATATATTGCCAAAGGTGGTGGTGTTGCCTTTATACCTTTAAATACTCGGGGTCATAAAATCCTTCAACACTCCTTTGGTAAAAACGGTCGTCTTCTTTGCCAGGATAACCGTGAAATGGATAATGGTGGAGCCTGGTTTGATAAACAAAAACAGCATCGACGACAAAAATTTATCTGCCCTCTTATTAACCCTAAAACAGGTAAGAGAAAACCTGGTCAAAAATGCCGCTGCAACCACCCCAACTGGCAAAAGAAAGGCTGTACTAAATATATCAACCTTGACGATGTAGAAAATGCACGCTTTGCTATTGATAGAG
Above is a genomic segment from bacterium containing:
- a CDS encoding transposase, with amino-acid sequence FWGFKSHAAFQQTQFGVVNINEQTTPGNTPDVKAFFSVIKPITNTLNLTIKTFLADAAYDAWYVYQYIAKGGGVAFIPLNTRGHKILQHSFGKNGRLLCQDNREMDNGGAWFDKQKQHRRQKFICPLINPKTGKRKPGQKCRCNHPNWQKKGCTKYINLDDVENARFAIDRESKLFKQTYKHRTLAERGFSILKDYALEKPIFRNLNSIANIYTLAYALMNAKVILQAKEKTSSP